The genomic interval ATACTTTAGTCCGAGCTTCTTTACTAAACAGAGACATTTATCTTTAATTTCTCCCGGCAGGTGATATTTTTTGAGCTTAATCTCGCTTCTACGCCAATCGATTTCGCTGTCGCTCTCAACCCTGGCGGGGAAAATATCATCACCCACTACAGTTATCCTTAGTCCGTATTTTGTAGGGATTAGCTTCTGCAGAATGACTGGTGATGATTTCAGTCTCTCTATCTTTAACATCATTTCTTCTGTAAATTTGTTAGTGTAAATCATGCTATCTTCTGTTTGACTGAGAGCTAAAGTCTTAATTACCATTTTCTTATCACAATATCCCCAAAAAGCTATTGCTCTTTTTGGATCAGAAGTGATAAGAGTATCAGGAACATCAAACCCTATTTCTGAAGCCAACTTTATCTGGTATGGCTTATTCTCGGCCTCTAACAGCTTATAGTAGTCATTAATCCACATCCTATCAGACAAGCAACTGACAATCGAACGCCAGATTGTTAAAAACTGCCTGTGAATGAATATTTGATGCCTAATCGGCTCTATGGTTCTCAAAACCTTGGGTAGTAGCGGCTTCCAATACCATATGGAGGTTGCTTCATTTAAATTGAAATCTTTTCCACTGATATCAGCAAACAGCATCGCCTTGTTGTTAAGAAGAGAAAATCCTATAGCTTCTCCCTCTAAACATTTGTCGGCCTTAAAGATGATTACTTTCTTTTTGCTTATTTTCTTGATTTCGTTTACAACAGCCTTGGCCTTGTCTGAGCTATTTCCGATTATTAAAATCATCTTTCTCACCCCTTTTTATTAGTTAAGTGTTAGTTAGGAAGGAGCGGAGATATTCCCGCTCCTTCCTAACTAATGTTTAGTCGGGTCCAGCGGAGTCAGGCTCGTCATAAGTCCCCTGGGTTGTCCCAGCGAAACAGACCTGCCTGCCGCTCTTGTCGTAAACGACATCGACTTTTTCTGCCAGATCAAGAATCAATGGCGTTAGACTCACTTTCCCCATCTCTCTACCTCCTTTCTATCCGCCACGGCGGATGATTTAATGTCAAAGACCAAGCTTCTCTATTACACACTCTATCTTTACAATAACAGCTTAGCTAATTTTGTCAATCTGTTCAATTAGCGCCACCTATTGCCCTATTTAAAACCAAAAATATATTAAAAAATCACCTCCCCATTGAGATAAATATTTTATTGATTGTCTCTATGAATTTATCCGGGTTTATGTGTATCTCATTATGACCGCCCTCCACTAGATAGAAATCTTTTACCTTGGCCTTCTTAGCTTGCCGCCTGACCTGATTTACCGGAAATATTATGTCATTTTTATCTACAACAATAGCTACCTTTACCCCATTCTTCTGGATATTTCTTAACAGATGGAATATCTTAAACCTGGATATGCCTATAGCCTCTCTAAAGGCTTGTATCGGGTTTCTTAAAATATATCCGACAACTCTAAATACATACCTGACATAAATCAGAAATTTTCGAGTGGTCTCAATAGTTATCGGTTCAAAAAGGGTTTCCGAGAGGAACCTTTTTACCAGCTTACGAAAGCTGTCATTGTGCATCATTCCACTCGGGTTAATCAAGATTATATTCTTAAATTTTTCCGGCTTTAGATAGGCCGCGATGATAACGTTTATAGCCCCTTCTGAATGACCAATGGCATCAACTTTGTTTACCTGCTTTTCATCAAGAAGGTTAATAAACGAATGAGCCTTCATATATCCGCTTGCCGGGAAGCCGTCTTGGTAACCTTTTATATTATCAAGGTGAGCATAATCGCAAGCAAAAACTCTCCTCCCTGTTATCTTGGCAATAGAAAAAACGACGCTCTTAAGCGCCTCTAGTGTCTCTCCCCAACCGGAAGAAAGGAGGACAGGAGTGGTATTATCATCAAAATTTATATCTACCACCTTAACAAACCCGCCCGGGGATCTTATCTCTTCCCTCTTTAAAAATTGCTCTTCAAATGACGACATGAGTACTTGAAATTATACCAAAACCTCCGGAAAAGAGCTAAGGTTAGGTGTTTAAAACAAAATCCCCCAACGGCTAATCCGCCGTGGCGGATTAGCCGTTGACCTACCCTCATACATTAA from Patescibacteria group bacterium carries:
- a CDS encoding alpha/beta hydrolase, whose amino-acid sequence is MSSFEEQFLKREEIRSPGGFVKVVDINFDDNTTPVLLSSGWGETLEALKSVVFSIAKITGRRVFACDYAHLDNIKGYQDGFPASGYMKAHSFINLLDEKQVNKVDAIGHSEGAINVIIAAYLKPEKFKNIILINPSGMMHNDSFRKLVKRFLSETLFEPITIETTRKFLIYVRYVFRVVGYILRNPIQAFREAIGISRFKIFHLLRNIQKNGVKVAIVVDKNDIIFPVNQVRRQAKKAKVKDFYLVEGGHNEIHINPDKFIETINKIFISMGR